A genomic window from Streptomyces sp. WMMC940 includes:
- a CDS encoding peptide deformylase — translation MRPSQQMRDLGVVQHGAGILAEPARAFDLPAERDEAERITDELLAAMERIGQVHPFAKGMGIAAPQIGIGRTAAVVQPSGDAPAIILLNPKITDRSAELDEQYEGCLSFFDVRGLVPRPLDITVETTALSGETVTTEYDRGLARLVHHEIDHLDGLLYTARMRTGVDPIPVEEYRQTGSAWVCKGA, via the coding sequence GTGCGGCCCAGCCAGCAGATGCGGGACCTCGGCGTCGTCCAACACGGCGCCGGCATCCTCGCCGAACCGGCCCGCGCCTTCGACCTGCCCGCCGAACGCGACGAGGCCGAACGCATCACCGACGAGCTGCTCGCCGCGATGGAACGGATCGGCCAGGTCCACCCCTTCGCCAAGGGCATGGGCATCGCCGCCCCGCAGATCGGCATCGGCCGCACCGCTGCCGTCGTCCAGCCGTCCGGCGACGCGCCCGCCATCATCCTGCTCAACCCGAAGATCACCGACCGCTCCGCCGAGCTGGACGAGCAGTACGAAGGCTGCCTGAGCTTCTTCGACGTCCGCGGCCTCGTCCCCCGCCCCCTGGACATCACCGTGGAGACCACTGCCCTGAGCGGTGAGACCGTGACCACCGAGTACGACCGCGGCCTCGCCCGCCTCGTCCACCACGAGATCGACCACCTCGACGGGCTGCTGTACACCGCCCGCATGAGGACTGGGGTCGACCCGATTCCCGTGGAGGAGTACCGCCAGACCGGCAGCGCCTGGGTGTGTAAGGGCGCCTGA
- a CDS encoding large ATP-binding protein encodes MTKRPGAHLVAEEFGVEDPWALSDDHPPRDPLYLVGRMVAEAARDVDELHGRLTRAAQSAIELLEPVGRGDHAGMRGWYGILGTTGPQIELLVPRRGAAYEQLTRAVSRYHRLLPESDAEPASKAPLQGLGPAPEQAPGPDDDWAVAGDRQLGALEAVEAGGLRFHQSGAYGYIYLSDGRGQRPNPEVWPETVRRLVADGLLDQDTSEGLYRPGQLLSLTPQGEAALRDARTATPRVSAALNRSNTAAISGVVADSVAAPATGAATKPSPSR; translated from the coding sequence ATGACGAAACGGCCCGGCGCGCACCTGGTCGCCGAGGAGTTCGGCGTCGAGGACCCCTGGGCTCTGAGCGACGACCATCCGCCCCGCGACCCGCTTTACCTCGTCGGCAGGATGGTCGCCGAGGCCGCCCGCGATGTCGACGAGCTGCACGGCCGGTTGACCCGCGCCGCCCAGTCCGCGATCGAACTTCTTGAGCCCGTCGGACGGGGCGATCACGCCGGCATGCGCGGCTGGTACGGCATCCTCGGCACCACGGGTCCGCAGATCGAGCTGCTCGTCCCCCGCCGGGGTGCGGCTTACGAGCAACTGACCCGGGCCGTGTCCAGGTACCACCGTCTTCTGCCCGAGTCCGACGCCGAGCCGGCCTCGAAGGCACCGCTCCAGGGCCTGGGCCCGGCCCCGGAGCAGGCGCCGGGGCCGGACGATGACTGGGCCGTCGCGGGTGATCGCCAGCTCGGAGCCCTTGAAGCCGTAGAGGCGGGCGGGCTTCGATTTCACCAGAGCGGGGCCTACGGCTACATCTATCTCTCCGACGGACGGGGCCAACGCCCCAACCCGGAGGTCTGGCCCGAAACCGTCCGACGGCTGGTCGCCGACGGGCTATTGGACCAGGACACCAGCGAGGGACTGTACCGGCCCGGACAGCTCCTCTCGCTCACGCCGCAGGGCGAGGCCGCCCTTCGAGATGCACGTACGGCCACGCCGCGCGTATCCGCCGCCCTCAACCGCAGCAACACTGCGGCGATCTCCGGTGTCGTCGCCGATTCAGTTGCAGCACCCGCTACAGGCGCTGCCACCAAGCCTTCCCCTTCCCGCTGA
- a CDS encoding ISAs1 family transposase has protein sequence MLEKLGPLDADRIADLRPYLASVPDPRSRRGRWYSLVSVLLVCACAAVSGAKSLEEIAEFTERATNTLLATLGIRRHLLGWRRGPKPVTIGRVLMALDGDALDQAVGAYLADQHRKSACVDTPTVRRRRVIAVDGKALRGSARLDAPRRHLLAAVTHHPVATLAQVEVGAKTNETRHFKPLLAPLHLADAVVTFDALHSVKANIAWLVETKKAHYIAVIKTNQPTAYAQLAALPRASITVQHTASRAAHGRRESRSIKTCSIADSLGGIAFPHARLAIRVHRRRKPTGKPESRESVYAVTSLDIHQTSPADLAAAIRGHWGIENSSHYIRDVTFAEDASTVHAGNAPRAMATFRNLAIGTLKLLGADNIAKTTRAIRHEPERALAILGITNNPGTHGT, from the coding sequence GTGCTGGAGAAGCTGGGTCCGCTGGATGCGGACCGGATCGCTGACCTGCGCCCCTACCTCGCGTCGGTGCCCGATCCGCGTTCACGCCGGGGCCGCTGGTACTCACTGGTGTCGGTCCTGCTGGTGTGTGCCTGCGCGGCCGTGTCCGGCGCGAAGAGCCTGGAGGAGATCGCCGAGTTCACCGAGCGGGCCACGAACACCCTGCTGGCAACCCTCGGGATCCGCCGTCACCTGCTCGGCTGGCGGCGCGGCCCGAAACCGGTCACCATCGGACGCGTCCTCATGGCGCTCGACGGCGACGCCTTGGACCAGGCCGTGGGCGCCTACCTCGCTGACCAGCACCGCAAGTCCGCGTGCGTGGATACGCCGACTGTCCGACGGCGGCGGGTCATCGCCGTGGACGGCAAGGCGCTGAGGGGCTCGGCCCGCCTCGATGCGCCGCGCCGGCACCTGCTCGCGGCGGTCACGCACCACCCCGTCGCCACACTCGCACAGGTCGAGGTCGGCGCGAAGACCAACGAGACGCGGCATTTCAAGCCCCTGCTGGCACCGCTCCACCTCGCTGACGCCGTGGTCACCTTCGATGCCCTGCACTCGGTGAAGGCCAACATCGCCTGGCTGGTCGAGACGAAGAAGGCCCACTACATCGCGGTCATCAAGACCAACCAGCCCACTGCGTACGCCCAGCTCGCCGCCCTGCCCCGGGCATCGATCACCGTCCAGCACACCGCCTCCCGCGCCGCCCACGGACGGCGCGAGTCCCGGTCGATCAAGACCTGTTCCATCGCCGACAGCCTCGGCGGGATCGCCTTCCCGCACGCCCGCCTTGCCATCCGCGTCCACCGCCGCCGCAAGCCCACCGGCAAGCCCGAGAGCCGCGAGAGCGTCTACGCCGTCACCAGCCTGGATATCCACCAGACCAGCCCCGCCGACCTCGCCGCCGCCATTCGCGGGCACTGGGGAATCGAAAATTCCTCCCACTACATCCGAGATGTCACCTTCGCCGAGGACGCCTCGACCGTCCACGCCGGCAACGCGCCCCGCGCCATGGCCACCTTCCGCAACCTCGCCATCGGCACCCTGAAGCTCCTCGGAGCCGACAACATCGCCAAGACCACCCGCGCCATCCGGCACGAACCCGAACGAGCACTCGCCATCCTGGGCATTACCAACAACCCCGGCACTCACGGAACTTGA
- a CDS encoding ABC transporter ATP-binding protein, with the protein MTRAEETQPPVIHLVGAGLTYDGPPPVTALRPCDLVVRRGEFVTVVGPSGAGKSTLLNIIGLLDTPTQGTLWLDGLDTGRLRDSERTALRGHRLGFVFQSFHLLPHRPAWENVALALVYRGTSRRERGQKAKETLARVGLAHRVDALPSTLSGGERQRVAIARALVGQPSLLLCDEPTGNLDTSTALSILELLRTLHADGMTVVVITHDPTVAATGERTITIRDGELTEGTHI; encoded by the coding sequence GTGACCCGCGCGGAGGAAACGCAGCCGCCGGTGATTCACCTGGTGGGGGCCGGCTTGACATACGACGGCCCCCCGCCCGTGACGGCCTTGCGGCCCTGCGACCTGGTCGTCCGTCGGGGCGAGTTCGTCACGGTGGTGGGGCCGTCCGGCGCCGGGAAATCGACATTGCTCAACATAATCGGCCTTCTGGACACGCCCACACAGGGCACACTCTGGCTGGACGGACTCGACACAGGACGACTACGCGACAGCGAACGGACCGCTCTGCGCGGTCATCGCCTCGGCTTCGTCTTCCAGTCGTTCCACCTTCTACCCCACCGTCCGGCCTGGGAGAACGTGGCGTTGGCGCTCGTCTACCGTGGCACGAGCCGTAGGGAGCGAGGGCAAAAGGCCAAGGAAACGCTCGCGCGCGTCGGCCTGGCACACCGGGTCGACGCCCTGCCGTCGACCCTGTCGGGCGGGGAGCGTCAGCGGGTCGCCATCGCCCGGGCTTTGGTCGGGCAGCCGTCCCTTCTCCTCTGCGACGAGCCCACGGGCAATCTCGACACGTCCACCGCGCTCTCCATCCTCGAATTGTTGCGAACGCTGCACGCGGACGGCATGACCGTGGTAGTCATCACCCACGATCCCACGGTGGCCGCAACGGGCGAACGAACTATCACCATCCGCGACGGTGAGTTGACCGAGGGAACTCATATATGA
- a CDS encoding helix-turn-helix domain-containing protein, giving the protein MDAHSEEITVEQAAEDFAAEVARWREVRGMSKRALALAMGFDPSYVSHVESGRHKPTEEFARLADEHLNAAKAIWRRWCDHEQARTKSRRQPTAPPAQRRHEQPYATGSALVVEHDAARLQYDGRSYRLTMRRLLWNTGDEPVTRLPDPHLRRPLPRRPRAVQRPLPSPPADLG; this is encoded by the coding sequence ATGGACGCGCACAGCGAGGAGATCACCGTCGAGCAGGCGGCCGAGGACTTCGCGGCCGAGGTGGCCAGATGGCGGGAAGTACGCGGCATGTCCAAGCGGGCATTAGCGCTGGCCATGGGCTTCGACCCGTCCTACGTCAGCCACGTCGAGTCCGGCCGTCACAAGCCCACCGAGGAGTTCGCCCGGCTCGCCGACGAGCACCTGAACGCCGCCAAGGCGATCTGGCGGCGCTGGTGCGACCACGAGCAAGCCCGGACAAAGTCCCGGCGCCAACCTACGGCCCCACCGGCCCAGCGCAGGCACGAGCAGCCATACGCCACCGGGTCTGCCCTCGTCGTCGAACACGACGCCGCCCGCCTCCAGTACGACGGTCGCTCCTACCGGCTCACCATGCGCCGGCTGCTGTGGAACACCGGCGACGAACCGGTCACCCGTCTACCTGATCCGCATCTCCGTCGACCGCTACCCCGGAGACCCCGAGCGGTCCAACGCCCACTACCGAGTCCACCCGCTGACCTGGGATGA
- a CDS encoding DUF317 domain-containing protein: protein MIATSPPGDLAPDTDLLVRPVYLAGRGDTAAVYDALCDARGWGKATTATGLMFTSPRQDAQVAYLPKSRYGGWKAIQYREPLGTPLWWATFSRNTPAEITSAFTTALTEGLPSNHRDFLHGGPHHQPSSPAGALADREWKTDDTAMYLYQRSPDGHAYFALRKGHLDDSMELEGEGPTQWTMYGCVDHVNGDRWHADFTSATPLYLVHEAVLALSSTEPVERPLSGIPERNLPYVTVTPTHASANPRQSAALARTPNTSQAGATPRVASATVGMPAPGPSPRR, encoded by the coding sequence GTGATTGCGACCTCTCCTCCGGGCGACCTCGCGCCCGACACCGATCTGCTGGTCCGTCCCGTCTATCTCGCCGGGCGAGGCGACACCGCCGCCGTCTACGACGCTCTGTGCGACGCCCGGGGCTGGGGCAAGGCGACCACCGCCACCGGCCTGATGTTCACCAGCCCGCGCCAGGACGCGCAGGTCGCCTACCTGCCCAAGAGCCGGTACGGCGGATGGAAGGCCATCCAGTACCGCGAGCCACTCGGCACACCTCTCTGGTGGGCCACCTTCAGCAGGAACACCCCAGCAGAGATCACTTCCGCTTTCACCACCGCGCTCACCGAGGGCCTGCCCAGCAACCATCGCGACTTCCTGCACGGCGGCCCCCACCACCAACCCAGCAGCCCCGCCGGGGCGTTGGCAGACCGCGAGTGGAAGACCGACGACACCGCCATGTACCTCTACCAGCGCTCCCCGGACGGGCACGCCTATTTCGCTCTGCGCAAGGGCCACCTCGACGACTCCATGGAGTTGGAGGGCGAAGGGCCGACGCAGTGGACCATGTACGGCTGCGTGGACCACGTCAACGGCGATCGCTGGCACGCCGACTTCACCAGCGCCACCCCGCTCTACCTGGTGCACGAGGCCGTGCTCGCGCTCAGCAGCACCGAGCCCGTCGAGCGTCCACTGTCGGGCATCCCCGAACGGAATCTGCCGTACGTCACCGTCACGCCCACCCACGCGAGCGCCAACCCGCGCCAGTCGGCCGCGCTCGCCCGCACACCCAACACCTCGCAGGCCGGAGCGACTCCACGCGTTGCCTCAGCCACCGTCGGCATGCCCGCGCCTGGCCCCTCGCCCCGCCGCTGA
- a CDS encoding peptidase inhibitor family I36 protein — MKTFKTALSVAAVSIAACLSTATPASAATADNGVCETYEICWYYNSGYRGGVADFTQADARYDQNDTFHGTGGQINNNIASGKNRNPGYNAIGWQYYNWTGWAFTLLASGDPNCCVSELPGAYKNAISSHSHRPYGT, encoded by the coding sequence TTGAAGACTTTCAAAACTGCCCTTTCTGTCGCTGCGGTAAGTATCGCAGCATGTTTGAGCACTGCGACACCGGCGTCTGCCGCGACGGCCGACAACGGCGTATGCGAAACCTACGAAATCTGCTGGTATTACAACTCGGGTTACCGCGGTGGGGTGGCAGATTTCACGCAGGCGGATGCCAGGTACGATCAGAACGACACATTTCACGGAACGGGCGGCCAGATCAACAACAATATAGCCAGCGGCAAGAACCGTAACCCTGGATACAACGCGATCGGGTGGCAGTACTACAACTGGACCGGTTGGGCCTTTACGCTTCTCGCCTCCGGTGACCCGAACTGCTGCGTAAGTGAACTGCCCGGCGCGTACAAGAACGCCATCAGTTCCCATAGTCATCGCCCCTACGGCACGTAA
- a CDS encoding glycosyl hydrolase, giving the protein MIAEPDFRLADFEPADAASELAESSIWAGDLTVLAEHHTTPEGTHSYLVAHDRSMTWGVPGDPALVAIKITRDLRKRTFTFETANHASLPFAQNWLIEHGCPPERIAQAKGDFLKPADDLTLWVERQIRESGSRYKVLDSRTSDFAPCETWTLTRDSSAAQAPIRVFLEEGNPDAHTYTMREGAFADEAAARHWLEHRGSPLPQPPDYRGEAAARLTLAALTRLAGASAIPKAGLDTSIAPSAGTAQRPTPQRPM; this is encoded by the coding sequence GTGATCGCCGAACCCGACTTCCGCCTCGCCGACTTCGAGCCTGCCGACGCCGCCTCCGAACTGGCCGAGAGCAGCATCTGGGCCGGAGACCTGACCGTGCTGGCCGAGCACCACACCACCCCGGAGGGGACGCACAGCTACCTCGTCGCCCACGACAGGTCGATGACCTGGGGCGTTCCCGGTGATCCGGCGCTCGTTGCCATCAAGATCACGCGGGACCTACGCAAGCGCACGTTCACCTTCGAGACCGCGAACCACGCCAGCCTGCCGTTCGCCCAGAACTGGCTGATCGAGCATGGCTGCCCGCCCGAGCGGATCGCCCAGGCCAAGGGGGACTTTCTGAAGCCCGCCGACGATCTCACCCTCTGGGTCGAGCGGCAGATCCGGGAGTCGGGCTCTCGTTACAAGGTCCTCGACAGCCGGACCTCGGACTTCGCCCCGTGCGAGACGTGGACGTTGACCCGTGACTCCAGCGCCGCCCAGGCACCGATTCGCGTCTTCCTCGAAGAGGGGAACCCCGACGCCCACACATACACGATGCGCGAGGGCGCCTTCGCCGACGAGGCCGCCGCCCGCCACTGGCTGGAGCACCGCGGCAGTCCGCTGCCGCAGCCGCCGGACTACCGCGGTGAGGCCGCCGCCCGGCTGACCCTCGCCGCCCTCACCCGGTTAGCGGGTGCCTCCGCGATCCCGAAAGCCGGCCTCGACACGAGCATCGCGCCGTCGGCGGGAACGGCCCAGCGCCCGACCCCTCAGAGGCCGATGTGA
- the ltrA gene encoding group II intron reverse transcriptase/maturase codes for MDVLWRAWSVVCTNRGAPGVDGVSVDAVADAGVEEFLQDLAERLRTHTYCPSALRRVMIPKPGRPGESRPLSIPTVADRVVMTAAKLVLEPVLEADFTEASYGFRPRRSAIDACEAVRIGVNQGREWVFEAGIRDCFGTIGHDALTAQLERRVADRSMLKLIRVWLRMGVLEGGVTSMTGAGTPQGSPISPLLANIALHVLDEAWQERGGRLGRLVRYCDDFVVLSPTRQRADQARELAAEVLGELGMRLHPEKSGIVCLTRGGQGFEFLGFHHRKVESWKWRGKFYLQRWPSARALGVLRDKIRAATSRSRTERSVAAVVADLNPVLRGWTGYFRNGHSSRKFNAVDRYVHERLAIFASRKHGMKGRNWATRYNGDWLTRLGVFRLSGNVHWVRAHASR; via the coding sequence ATGGACGTCTTGTGGCGGGCCTGGTCTGTCGTGTGTACGAACCGGGGTGCCCCCGGCGTGGATGGTGTGTCCGTCGACGCGGTGGCCGATGCCGGGGTGGAAGAGTTCCTCCAGGACCTGGCCGAGCGGCTGCGGACGCATACGTATTGTCCGTCAGCCCTGCGGCGGGTCATGATCCCCAAGCCGGGGCGGCCGGGGGAGTCTCGGCCGCTTTCGATCCCCACCGTGGCAGATCGGGTGGTGATGACGGCTGCGAAACTGGTGCTTGAGCCGGTGCTTGAAGCCGACTTCACCGAGGCGAGCTATGGGTTCCGGCCCAGGAGGTCCGCGATCGACGCGTGCGAGGCTGTGCGCATCGGCGTGAACCAGGGGCGGGAGTGGGTGTTCGAGGCCGGCATCCGGGACTGCTTCGGGACGATCGGGCACGATGCCCTGACCGCTCAGCTTGAGCGGCGGGTGGCGGACCGGTCGATGTTGAAGCTGATCCGGGTGTGGCTACGGATGGGAGTACTGGAGGGTGGGGTGACGTCCATGACCGGGGCGGGAACCCCACAGGGTTCACCGATTTCCCCTTTGCTCGCCAATATCGCCCTGCACGTTCTCGACGAGGCGTGGCAGGAACGCGGCGGGCGGCTGGGGAGGCTGGTGCGCTACTGCGATGACTTCGTGGTCCTGTCGCCGACCAGGCAGCGGGCCGACCAGGCGCGTGAGCTGGCGGCGGAGGTGCTGGGCGAGCTCGGGATGCGGTTGCATCCGGAGAAGTCCGGCATCGTCTGTCTCACCCGGGGCGGACAGGGCTTTGAGTTCCTCGGCTTCCACCACCGCAAGGTGGAGTCGTGGAAGTGGCGCGGCAAGTTCTACTTGCAACGCTGGCCATCGGCACGGGCATTGGGGGTGCTGCGGGACAAGATCCGCGCGGCGACCTCCCGGTCCCGGACCGAGCGGTCGGTGGCTGCCGTGGTGGCCGATCTCAACCCCGTCCTGCGGGGCTGGACCGGGTACTTCCGAAACGGGCATTCCAGTCGGAAGTTCAACGCGGTGGACCGCTACGTCCACGAGCGGCTGGCGATCTTCGCCAGCCGCAAACACGGCATGAAGGGCCGCAACTGGGCCACCCGCTACAACGGGGACTGGCTGACGCGGCTCGGGGTCTTCCGCCTCAGCGGGAACGTGCACTGGGTCAGAGCGCATGCCAGCCGGTGA
- a CDS encoding SMI1/KNR4 family protein has product MNLLREHAPADHADLPGPAPERILAAAEERMGVSLPQELRAWLLQNNLDLPEDDVDDDVACCGYAGFPDEGSFFLGIRAMEKLYANHPLSGGGEWREEWIPFQSDRDGWMGQFIDARDGRIGRWFVGAPTVTGEYASLADYFDSVAEMLTRIGAGDYPVCSVAEGRLVWS; this is encoded by the coding sequence ATGAATCTCCTCCGGGAGCATGCTCCGGCCGATCACGCGGACCTGCCCGGCCCGGCCCCGGAGCGGATACTCGCGGCCGCCGAGGAGCGCATGGGTGTCTCATTGCCTCAGGAACTGCGGGCGTGGCTGCTGCAGAACAACCTGGATCTTCCCGAGGACGATGTGGACGACGACGTCGCCTGCTGCGGTTACGCCGGGTTCCCGGACGAGGGGAGCTTCTTTCTGGGCATCCGGGCGATGGAGAAGCTCTACGCGAATCACCCCTTGTCCGGTGGGGGCGAATGGCGCGAGGAGTGGATCCCGTTCCAGTCGGATCGGGACGGCTGGATGGGACAGTTCATCGACGCGAGGGACGGACGTATCGGCAGATGGTTCGTGGGTGCGCCCACGGTCACCGGCGAGTACGCGTCACTGGCTGACTACTTCGACTCCGTGGCGGAGATGCTGACGAGGATCGGCGCGGGGGACTATCCGGTCTGTTCCGTTGCCGAAGGGCGACTTGTCTGGTCGTGA
- a CDS encoding ABC transporter permease, translating to MPWILPITRLSARDLLAESVAGMLQRPTRSVLTSVGTVLGVGTFVAVLGLTATASSQIDERFNALSATEVAVEDIAHDQNPFVELGFPDDSDQRVERLNGVEHAGVYWPVHLSDTDTVRSAPVGGSRTGDDVQVVAASSGVLNAAGPSVGQGRIFDRWHDRTLQRVAVLGSGVASRLGISTVEAHPAVFIGDEAFTVIGVIDDVERKPDLLLSIVVPRSTAQRLWGPPKEGARMLISTRLGAATQVAEESAVALDPAHPQYFNAIAPPDPRTLRTKVTSDLDQLFLLLAAICLFIGAVGIANTTLVAVLERTSEIGLRRALGARSRHITVQFLTESATLGALGGLVGTSLGTLTVVGVAIARDWTPVIHSMTVTTAPAIGLATGLLAGLYPAWRASRITPVEALRR from the coding sequence ATGCCCTGGATCCTGCCCATCACCCGTCTGTCGGCCAGAGACCTGCTGGCGGAGTCCGTTGCCGGGATGCTGCAGCGCCCCACGCGTTCAGTGTTGACATCCGTGGGAACCGTCTTGGGCGTGGGCACCTTCGTGGCCGTACTCGGACTGACCGCGACAGCCTCGTCTCAGATCGACGAGCGGTTCAACGCCCTGAGCGCGACGGAAGTAGCCGTCGAGGACATTGCTCACGATCAGAACCCGTTCGTCGAACTGGGCTTTCCCGACGACTCGGACCAGCGAGTCGAACGACTCAACGGAGTCGAGCACGCGGGCGTGTACTGGCCCGTTCACCTGTCGGACACCGACACTGTTCGCTCCGCACCCGTTGGCGGCTCCCGCACCGGAGACGACGTCCAAGTCGTGGCCGCTTCATCTGGAGTCCTCAACGCTGCGGGCCCGTCAGTGGGTCAGGGCAGGATCTTCGACCGGTGGCACGACCGAACCCTGCAGCGCGTCGCGGTCCTCGGATCCGGGGTCGCGTCCCGGCTGGGCATCTCCACCGTCGAAGCACACCCCGCGGTCTTCATCGGCGATGAGGCTTTCACCGTGATCGGTGTCATCGACGACGTCGAACGAAAGCCAGACCTCCTGCTATCCATCGTGGTTCCGAGGTCAACTGCTCAACGCCTCTGGGGGCCACCGAAAGAGGGCGCCAGGATGCTGATATCGACGCGCCTTGGTGCGGCCACGCAGGTCGCTGAGGAGTCGGCAGTGGCTCTCGACCCAGCTCACCCGCAGTACTTCAATGCCATCGCACCGCCCGATCCCAGAACACTGCGTACGAAGGTCACGAGTGACCTGGACCAGCTCTTCCTCCTCCTCGCTGCGATCTGCCTCTTCATCGGAGCGGTGGGCATCGCCAACACGACACTCGTGGCGGTGCTGGAACGCACGAGTGAGATCGGGCTGCGTCGCGCGTTGGGGGCACGCAGCAGGCACATCACCGTTCAGTTCCTCACGGAATCCGCGACCTTGGGGGCTCTGGGTGGCCTCGTTGGTACCTCCCTTGGCACGCTGACTGTTGTTGGAGTCGCGATCGCCCGGGACTGGACGCCCGTCATCCATTCCATGACGGTGACAACCGCGCCCGCCATCGGCCTGGCGACTGGTCTGCTGGCCGGCCTGTATCCGGCTTGGAGAGCTTCCCGCATCACGCCGGTAGAGGCGCTGCGCCGCTGA
- a CDS encoding DUF4913 domain-containing protein — protein sequence MSDPSKATPEPEPFRVPDGDLDDLASTLAKTMAEVRQHGVILDRLGSEPVPTPQPTAGTSTAAAADADKAAAPASVFILALGGEAYAVELAALSDWVNYLFLPVYGREISTTRPWCDQWHEHPEAVARLHALWLAWQQLTDAEAGLSGPSTWHRDHLDQALVHLRAPDGPFAACTTSPTRPNHRVLATPALELTGATR from the coding sequence ATGTCCGACCCCAGCAAGGCCACCCCCGAGCCCGAGCCGTTCCGCGTCCCCGACGGCGACCTCGACGATCTCGCGAGCACCCTCGCCAAGACCATGGCGGAGGTACGCCAGCACGGCGTCATCCTCGACCGCCTCGGCTCCGAGCCCGTCCCCACCCCTCAGCCCACCGCGGGCACCTCCACCGCAGCCGCCGCCGACGCCGACAAGGCAGCCGCCCCGGCCTCGGTGTTCATCCTCGCACTGGGCGGCGAGGCGTACGCCGTCGAGCTGGCCGCGCTCAGTGACTGGGTGAACTACCTGTTCCTGCCCGTCTACGGACGGGAGATCAGCACCACCCGACCGTGGTGCGACCAGTGGCACGAACACCCCGAGGCCGTTGCCCGGCTGCACGCGCTCTGGCTCGCGTGGCAGCAGCTCACCGACGCCGAGGCCGGCCTGTCCGGTCCCTCGACGTGGCACCGCGACCACCTCGACCAGGCCCTGGTTCATCTCCGTGCCCCCGACGGCCCCTTCGCCGCATGCACGACGAGCCCGACCCGGCCCAACCACCGCGTGCTGGCCACCCCGGCACTCGAGCTGACGGGAGCCACCCGGTGA
- a CDS encoding DNA cytosine methyltransferase, protein MEPTTARTPLIGSICSGYGGLDLGVQTALGGTLAWHAEINPDAARILARRWPGVPNLRDITAVDWADVPRVCVLTAGFRVGSGTGAVAYDAPFPAPATSIRACGSPAHGFPTSFTGWHAL, encoded by the coding sequence ATGGAACCCACCACCGCGCGAACGCCGTTGATCGGCTCGATCTGCTCGGGTTACGGCGGTCTGGACCTCGGGGTCCAGACCGCGCTCGGCGGCACCTTGGCCTGGCACGCCGAGATCAACCCCGACGCCGCGCGCATCCTGGCCCGGCGCTGGCCCGGCGTGCCCAATCTGCGGGACATCACCGCCGTCGACTGGGCCGATGTGCCTCGGGTGTGCGTCCTGACGGCCGGTTTCCGAGTAGGGTCGGGGACTGGCGCGGTGGCGTATGACGCTCCGTTTCCAGCCCCCGCCACATCAATCCGTGCATGCGGTTCTCCCGCACACGGCTTTCCGACATCGTTCACCGGCTGGCATGCGCTCTGA
- a CDS encoding DNA cytosine methyltransferase, with protein sequence MSSRVVSPVQDVSVAGRRAGLNPHTRSGLWLHVARAVEALRPCLVVIENVRGLLTSPAGSPGDVEFCPWCLGDDPTQPPVRALGAVLGSLADLRYDARWLVLRASDVGAPHRRERTFRRLARRAPCSRPRRATSARTAAPSIPRRGRAAATARTWPTRWSGCCPHRRRRTGSRARRTSGMATGT encoded by the coding sequence TTGAGCAGCAGAGTCGTTTCCCCTGTCCAAGACGTCTCCGTCGCCGGCCGCCGCGCCGGACTCAACCCCCACACCCGCTCGGGGCTGTGGCTGCACGTCGCCCGTGCGGTCGAGGCCCTCCGCCCCTGCTTGGTGGTGATCGAGAATGTCCGAGGTCTCCTCACCTCGCCCGCCGGTTCCCCTGGCGACGTGGAATTCTGTCCGTGGTGTCTGGGAGACGACCCAACCCAGCCTCCTGTGCGGGCACTTGGTGCCGTACTCGGATCCCTGGCCGATCTCCGGTACGACGCGAGGTGGCTCGTGCTTCGTGCCTCCGACGTCGGAGCCCCCCATCGTCGCGAGCGCACCTTCCGTCGCCTGGCCCGCCGAGCACCCTGCTCAAGACCCCGACGAGCAACATCGGCAAGAACGGCAGCTCCCAGCATCCCTCGAAGAGGAAGAGCGGCGGCCACGGCCCGAACCTGGCCGACGAGGTGGAGTGGCTGCTGCCCACACCGAAGGCGTCGGACGGGATCAAGGGCTCGCCGAACCAGCGGCATGGCAACGGGGACATGA